Genomic DNA from Leucobacter triazinivorans:
ACAATCGCTACGACTGCCTGTCGACGCTGCGGCTGCGCGACTGGCTGCTGCGCCTCGCTGCCGAGCGCGGCGTCGCCCCCTACCCGCCCAACGAGGTCGCGGAGCGCCGCGACCCGGATCTCGAGCTCAGCGCGGTTGCCGCGGCACTGGCCCGGCGCAGCGGCGACGCGCTCCCGGAGCGGGATCGCACGGCCGCCGCGCTCGCCGCGAGCGCGATCGACTACCATCAGCGCGAGCAGAAGGCGTTCTGGTGGGCGCATTTCGCGCGGCTCGTCGATCCGGTCGAGGACTGGGCCGATGCCCGCGATGTGATGCTCGTCGATCCGGTGCTCAGCCGGATCGAGGACGACTGGTTCGTGCCGCCGCGAGCGCGCGCCGAGCGACGCCGTCTGCGCCTGCGCGGTGAGATCGCCCCGGGCAGCAGCCTGCGCGCGGGCGACGCCTTCGTGCTCTACGAGCACCCTGCGCCGTTCAGGCAGCCCGGGGCGGCGCCGGGCGCGCGCGGCGCCCGGCGAGTCAGGATCGTCGAGCGTTTCGACGACGGTGTGACGGTGGAGGAGTCCGCAGGCCCCGCCGATCGCACCGACGCGCTGCCCAGTGCGCTCGTTCCCGGGCCGCCCCCGCCCGCGGGCGCGCAGAAGGGTGCGATCGAGGAGTGGGGTGCGACGCTCTCCGAGGCGCTCGGCCGCGGCGGGTTCCCGGCCGACCCGGTCGTCGACCTGCTGCGGCGGGCGCCTCCGCGGCTTCTCGCGCACGCGCCGCTCGTCGCCCCCGATGCGCCGGAGGCGATCGATGCGGCGGGAGCTGCCGGGCCGGCCGGGGCGTCGGGCCTCGCGGGGGCCGTCATCGCGAGCCTGCGCCGGCTGGATCGCAGCTACGTCGCGCTGCAGGGGCCGCCCGGCACCGGCAAGACCTATCTCGCGGCCCGGGTGATCCGGACGCTCGTCGAACGCGATGGGTGGCGGATCGGGGTGGTGGCCCAATCCCACCGGGTGGTCGAGAACGTGCTCGACGGCGTGGTCGCCGCGGGTCTCGATCCCACGCTCGTGGGCAAGGTGCCTCAGGGCGGGTCGCTCGACCCGCACGCCGCCGAGCCGGTGTACACCGTGCTGCCGCGCAACGGTCAGCTGCGCTTCGCCTCCGGACACCGCGCCGCGGGGCGGGGGTGCGTGATCGGGGGCACGGCCTGGGACTTCAGCAACGAGGGCCGCTTCGAGCGCCGTGGCCTCGACCTGCTCGTGATCGACGAGGCCGGACAATTCTCGCTGGCGCCCACCATCGCGGCGTCGGTCGCGGCCGAACGGCTCCTGCTGCTCGGGGACCCGCAGCAGTTGCCGCAGGTCTCGCAGGGCACCCATCCCGAACCCGTCGACGCATCTGCGCTGGGCTGGCTGCTCGGCGAGCACGGCACGATGCCCCACGACCTCGGGTACTTCCTCGCCGAGACCCGGCGCATGCGCCCGGAACTCGCCGAGGTCGTGTCCGAGCTCGCCTACGAGGGGCGGCTCCGCGCGCACCCCGACGCGTCGGAGCGGCACGTCGAGGGCGCGGGCCCGGCGGGTCTCGTGTGGCACCCGGTGCGCCACGCAGGCAACGCCACGAGCTCGCCCGAGGAGGCCGCCGAGGTCGTGCGCATCGTGCGCGAGAGTCTGAGCGGCCGGCTCCGAAACCGCGCGCGGGAGCCGGGGGTAGGGAGAGGGCTGACCGAGGACGATCTGATCGTCGTGGCCGCCTACAACGCGCAGGTCGAGTGCATCGCCGAGGCGCTCGCCGCCGAGGGGCTCGGGCGCGTACGCGTGGGCACCGTCGACCGCTTCCAAGGTCAGGAAGCGGTGATCGCCATCGTCTCGCTCGCGGCCTCCAGCCCGGACGATGCGCCGCGCGGTCTCGAGTTCCTGCTCATGCGCAACCGGCTCAACGTCGCGATCAGCCGGGCCCAGTGGGCCGCGCATCTCGTCTCCTCGGACCGACTGGGCGAGGGACTGCCCAGCAGCCCCGAGGGACTCGCCGCGCTCTCGGCGTATCTCCGGCTCACGGAGCGGGCGACGCCGCCGCCGCGGTGACGCGACGAGCCCGATCGGCGCGGCGCAGGGGGAGCCGGCGCGGTGCCGATCGCACCGGCTCCCGCGCCCCGGGGGCTCGGGCGCACGAAGCGACGCGACCGCTCATCGGGGCGCGTGTCCGGCTAACGTGGAGGCATGATGAGACCCGGAGGACCGTTCAAGACCCCGCCGTCGCGCCGATTGGGTCACGAGACGCGCGTGTCGCCGCTCGCCGCCTCGAAGCGATCCCGCATCCCCGCCTTCGAGGTGATGCGCATCACCGACGAGATCGCCCGGCGCCGCGCCGCGGGGCACGATGTCGTCTCCCTCTGCGCGGGCGAGCCCGGTGCTCGACCGGCACCCGGCACCCTGCAGCCCGCCGGCTACACCGGCCCGCTCGGCACCGCCCCGCTGCGCGAGGCGATCGCGGGTCACTACCGCTCCTGGTACGACGTCGAGGTGGATCCCACGACCGTCGCCGTGACGACGGGATCCTCGGGGGCGTTCCAGCTCGTCTTCCTCGCGGCGTTCGATCCCGGCGACCGCGTCGCGCTCGCCAGCCCCGGCTACCCCGCGTACCGCAACATCCTCACGGCGCTCGGCGTGCACGTCGTCGAGATCCCCACCGGTCCGGCCACCCGCTACCGGCCGACGCCCGAACTGCTCGACGCGGCGGCCGCCGAGCACGGCCCGCTCGCGGGGCTGGTCATCGCCTCCCCGGCCAACCCGACCGGCACCATGCTCGGGCGCGGCGAGCTGTCGGCGCTCGTGACCTGGTGCACGGATCACGGAGCGCGCCTCATCAGCGATGAGATCTATCACGGCATCACCTTCCCCGCGGCAGGGGCCTCGGATCCGCGCGGCGTCACGGCGCGCGAGCTCGACCCGAACGCGGTGGTCATCAACTCGTTCTCGAAGTACTGGGGCATGACCGGTTGGCGGCTCGGGTGGGCGATCCTGCCGCCGGAGCTCGTCGGCCCTCTCGAAGCGCTCGCGTCCAATTTCGCGCTGTCACCGCCGGCGCCGGCCCAGGAGCTCGCGCTGACCGCGTTCACCGACGAGAGCTACGCCGAGCGCGATGCGGTCGTGGCCGGTTTCGCCCGCGCGCGGGCGCTGATCCTCGACGCCGCGCCGCGGCTGCAGTGGGGCACCGCCGCGCCGTCGGACGGGGCCTTCTACTACTACTCCGAGCTGGGGCCGCAGCTGGAGCGGTTCGGGGATTCCGTGCGGTACGCGCGGGCGCTGCTCGAGCGCGCCGACGTGGCGGTGGTGCCCGGTGTGGACTTCGACCCCGGCGCAGGGCCGAGTCGCGCCGGGGGAGGCCAGGCGGTGCGGCTCTCCTACGCGGCGGGTGAGGCCGCGGTCGCCGAGGCGGTCGACCGCATCGTGCGTTTCCAGGGCTGAGGACGCCCGCCGCCCGCCGCCCGCTGTCCGCCGCCCGCCGCCTGCACGGGAGGGCGCCTCTCGTGCAGGAGATCGGCGTTCGGACAGGACGGTATCTTGAAGAGGATCCTGCGCGAACGGTGATCTCCTGCACGGGCGGCGGGAGCTGCACGGGAGGCACGGTCGCCCCGAGGGTCAGTACTCGATGACCGTGCGGATCCCGCGGCCGCTGCGCATCTCGTCGAAGGCCTCGTTCACGCCCTCGAGCGGAATGCGCGCGGTGACCATGGAGTCGAGATCGACGCGGCCCTCGAGGTAGAGGTCGATGATCCTCGGGAAGTCGATCGACTGCCGGCTCGAACCGTAGTTCGAGCCGATCAGGCGCTTCTCCTGGTCGCTCATCACGAACGGATCGATCGAGATCTTCACGCCATCGGCGACCTGACCCACCACGACGGTCGTCCCACCGCGGCTCGTCGCCTCGTAGCAGGCC
This window encodes:
- a CDS encoding TM0106 family RecB-like putative nuclease, whose translation is MIHPGEEADVFLQRRSVPGGSGEDPHRIVTSASDLTAASACEFAFLRRVDAKLGRDVEVPPDDDPMLARAARLGDAHEERTLEAYRARWGAGSAGEAGGVVEIPRPDSMSEADLARVAEQTEAALGARADVVFQATFFDPAQRPAGSTRHPAAGPAPRHPAAGPAPRHPAAGPALGHPAAGPALGHPAAAERIAGSTADPALRHPAAAERIAGSTAGPEIGFIGFADFLRLCADGSYEVQDTKLARRAKVTALMQLAAYAEQLERIGVRVAPEAVLILGDGARSRHRIADIAPVFRARRERLHDILLARYGAVGADGARKSAAPVAWGAAGISACGRCEVCEPEIERTRDPLLIAGIRRAQRDALVAAGFDTIDAVATLATGSREGGAPAERTGGRSRAVDGLADAALERLAVQAAVQLAAVPGEAPPVRVVDAAALAAIPLPDAGDLFFDFEGDPMYREPGDDGSARWGIDYLFGMIDARERFTPLWAHDLEAEKRALLDFLDLVAARRERYPGMRIYHYAAYERTHLLSIAARHGVGEAEVDRLLREHVLVDLYPIVRRALRVGSRSYSIKRLEPLYMGEQLRDAGGVTSGAQSVTEYADACAQLSSEDAAERADGRRRLEAIADYNRYDCLSTLRLRDWLLRLAAERGVAPYPPNEVAERRDPDLELSAVAAALARRSGDALPERDRTAAALAASAIDYHQREQKAFWWAHFARLVDPVEDWADARDVMLVDPVLSRIEDDWFVPPRARAERRRLRLRGEIAPGSSLRAGDAFVLYEHPAPFRQPGAAPGARGARRVRIVERFDDGVTVEESAGPADRTDALPSALVPGPPPPAGAQKGAIEEWGATLSEALGRGGFPADPVVDLLRRAPPRLLAHAPLVAPDAPEAIDAAGAAGPAGASGLAGAVIASLRRLDRSYVALQGPPGTGKTYLAARVIRTLVERDGWRIGVVAQSHRVVENVLDGVVAAGLDPTLVGKVPQGGSLDPHAAEPVYTVLPRNGQLRFASGHRAAGRGCVIGGTAWDFSNEGRFERRGLDLLVIDEAGQFSLAPTIAASVAAERLLLLGDPQQLPQVSQGTHPEPVDASALGWLLGEHGTMPHDLGYFLAETRRMRPELAEVVSELAYEGRLRAHPDASERHVEGAGPAGLVWHPVRHAGNATSSPEEAAEVVRIVRESLSGRLRNRAREPGVGRGLTEDDLIVVAAYNAQVECIAEALAAEGLGRVRVGTVDRFQGQEAVIAIVSLAASSPDDAPRGLEFLLMRNRLNVAISRAQWAAHLVSSDRLGEGLPSSPEGLAALSAYLRLTERATPPPR
- a CDS encoding pyridoxal phosphate-dependent aminotransferase; the protein is MMRPGGPFKTPPSRRLGHETRVSPLAASKRSRIPAFEVMRITDEIARRRAAGHDVVSLCAGEPGARPAPGTLQPAGYTGPLGTAPLREAIAGHYRSWYDVEVDPTTVAVTTGSSGAFQLVFLAAFDPGDRVALASPGYPAYRNILTALGVHVVEIPTGPATRYRPTPELLDAAAAEHGPLAGLVIASPANPTGTMLGRGELSALVTWCTDHGARLISDEIYHGITFPAAGASDPRGVTARELDPNAVVINSFSKYWGMTGWRLGWAILPPELVGPLEALASNFALSPPAPAQELALTAFTDESYAERDAVVAGFARARALILDAAPRLQWGTAAPSDGAFYYYSELGPQLERFGDSVRYARALLERADVAVVPGVDFDPGAGPSRAGGGQAVRLSYAAGEAAVAEAVDRIVRFQG